A part of Paenibacillus sp. sptzw28 genomic DNA contains:
- a CDS encoding S9 family peptidase, with amino-acid sequence MENHITSIPSKSKPIKRYSIEDFVNTESIVSPSISFDDESILYSSDKTGVYNAYIMSVKDGLARQITRSTDDPIYGISFFPGDYRILYTSNRGGNELNHIYVYDEAGNSRDLTPGENEKAVFYGWSDDEKSFFYGSNKRDSKFMDIYEMDIETFTSSLLYENKEGYQFCCISKDKRFMAFIKTLTTNDSNMYVFDQISGEMKWISPHLGEVNHFPQTFDSDSGSLYFLTDEDHEFLYLKKIDFQTGSTEIVFKENWDIMYASLSHSNKYMVLGINEDAKTRVSVIDTENDEPLSLSQLPNGQINGINISRSEKRFCFMLNDSTSPNNLYVYDMETKTINKLTDTLNPAIDSSDLAEGVVVRYPSFDGLDIPAIYYRPQNIRDDEKIPALVWVHGGPGGQSRLGYDPLIQYIVNHGYAVIAVNNRGSSGYGKTFFKKADLKHGDVDLADCVEAKKFLISTGYIDEKKIGILGGSYGGYMVLAALAFKPDEFTVGVNIFGISNWIRTLKNIPSWWEAFRDALYRKIGNPYTDEAYVRSISPLFHAGNIVKPLLVLQGANDPRVLKVESDEIVEAVGKNGTPVEYIVFDDEGHGFSKKENRLKGDRSILVFLDKYLKQETV; translated from the coding sequence GTGGAGAATCATATTACATCCATTCCTTCGAAGAGCAAGCCGATCAAACGTTATTCAATAGAGGATTTTGTCAATACCGAGAGCATTGTTAGTCCGTCGATTTCGTTTGATGACGAATCTATTTTGTATTCAAGCGACAAAACAGGTGTTTACAATGCCTACATCATGTCGGTTAAAGACGGCCTTGCGAGGCAAATTACACGATCCACAGATGATCCGATATATGGCATCTCCTTTTTTCCAGGTGATTATCGTATTCTTTATACCAGCAACCGGGGCGGTAATGAACTCAATCATATTTACGTTTACGATGAGGCGGGTAATAGCCGGGATTTGACGCCCGGCGAGAACGAGAAGGCCGTATTTTACGGATGGAGCGACGACGAAAAGAGCTTTTTTTACGGATCCAATAAGAGAGACTCCAAGTTCATGGACATCTACGAGATGGATATTGAAACGTTTACGTCCAGTCTGCTTTATGAAAATAAGGAAGGCTATCAATTTTGCTGTATCTCAAAAGACAAAAGATTTATGGCCTTTATAAAAACATTGACAACAAATGATTCAAATATGTATGTATTCGACCAGATTTCCGGAGAGATGAAATGGATCAGTCCTCATCTGGGGGAAGTCAATCATTTTCCTCAGACGTTTGACAGCGATTCGGGAAGCTTATATTTTTTGACCGATGAGGACCATGAATTTCTATACTTAAAGAAAATTGATTTTCAAACAGGCAGCACCGAAATTGTCTTTAAGGAAAACTGGGACATCATGTACGCTTCTTTATCGCACTCCAACAAGTACATGGTACTAGGCATCAACGAGGACGCGAAAACAAGAGTATCCGTCATCGATACCGAAAATGACGAACCTCTGTCGTTATCGCAGCTGCCGAACGGACAAATCAACGGTATCAACATATCCAGGAGTGAAAAACGATTCTGTTTCATGTTGAACGATTCCACTTCTCCCAACAATTTATATGTTTATGATATGGAAACGAAAACCATTAATAAACTGACCGATACGTTAAATCCCGCTATCGATTCCTCCGATTTGGCGGAAGGTGTTGTCGTGCGGTACCCGTCATTTGACGGCCTGGATATTCCGGCGATCTATTATAGACCGCAAAATATTCGCGATGACGAAAAAATCCCTGCGCTGGTATGGGTACACGGCGGCCCGGGCGGTCAATCGAGACTGGGTTACGACCCATTGATTCAGTACATTGTCAACCATGGCTATGCCGTAATTGCCGTGAATAACAGAGGCAGCTCCGGCTATGGAAAAACTTTCTTTAAAAAGGCGGATTTGAAGCATGGAGATGTCGATTTGGCGGACTGCGTTGAGGCGAAAAAATTTCTGATTTCCACGGGTTATATCGATGAGAAAAAGATCGGTATTCTTGGCGGAAGCTATGGCGGATACATGGTACTGGCGGCACTGGCTTTTAAACCCGATGAATTTACCGTTGGCGTTAATATTTTCGGCATTTCAAACTGGATTCGTACGCTCAAGAACATCCCTTCGTGGTGGGAAGCCTTTCGCGATGCGCTTTATAGGAAAATCGGAAACCCGTATACGGATGAAGCGTACGTGCGCAGCATTTCACCGCTGTTTCATGCAGGCAACATAGTGAAACCGCTGCTCGTATTACAGGGAGCGAATGACCCGAGAGTTCTTAAAGTGGAATCGGACGAAATTGTAGAAGCGGTCGGCAAAAACGGGACTCCAGTAGAATATATCGTTTTTGATGATGAAGGTCATGGTTTTTCCAAGAAAGAAAATCGATTGAAAGGGGATCGTTCGATCCTGGTATTTTTGGATAAGTATTTGAAACAAGAAACGGTCTAA